The Trichosurus vulpecula isolate mTriVul1 chromosome 9, mTriVul1.pri, whole genome shotgun sequence region CTTGGATTTTTGATTTTGTGAGCATTGATCCTTACATCACtcttatgaggtagatgctattattatcctcagaaactgaggcaaacaggttaagtgactaactcaaggtcacacagctagtaaatgtctgaggccatatttgaactcaggtcttcctgattccagccccaaTACTTTACCCACTATACCATCTAACTCTCTCTAGGCCTAAAAGTCATGCCCTGTGATAAGGAATTatttcaggagggagagaatactaaAATGGAGGTGAATGGATGGGGTAAGAGCATCAGAGTTGGCTTCCTAGAGGAGGTGACCCCTGTACTGAATTTTGAAGGAGGTTCTGAATTTTAAGAGGCTGAGACGAGAAGGTggagaatgtaagcctcttgagggcatcgtctgtttcatttttcttttataaccCCAGTGGctagcatgcagtaggtgcttaatagttgCTTTTTGCTTAAATGGAAGTGCAGTTGGATGGGGCAGCTGAGAAGTGATGGGTGGCGTAATTAAAACATGGTCCAACGCTTCTGCTTCCTATCAGCACAGACACGGCTCACTCCGACATGGGGGAAGTGTAGATTTAGCGAGTGTGGGAACCTTGGCCCACATGTGACTGACTTCAGGGAAGAAAGGATTCTGTCTTCTCAAAAAGTTCTCAGCCAAAAGTTAGCTCCCATCTTTTATCATGATGTTCTTGAGAAAGTGATGTGCACTTGCGCCCCCTGGTGGCCAGTATCTGGCTTTGCACTCTTTCTTGCTGCCAAGTCCAGTTGGTGTCTGTTCTTGCTGCCAAATACACCATCCTTTTAACCAGTGGGGATCGTGTGAAGGCTTGTGGGGTTTGCGTGGAGGGATGCCTCTCATGGGGAAAAAACCTGAGCTGTTTGCTCTTTtttgaaaatgcatttttattgatttttttatatcaccatcaTTTACcacccttcttctccctctcaaagagatatcccatataacaaatagcatctaaagattttttaaaaagaggacaaAATCAGTATGACTGATAAATACAtggaaaagtctgaaaatacgTACATTATTCAACACGCACGGACAAGCTTATGTTGTTAGTCCTTAGGGAAAGGAGAAGTGTTGCCGTTGGGTGCCAACTGTATCTTCTTTTTCAATTTAGaaaatatatattcacatttaGATGAGGAGAGCTCAGAGTCATCCACGTACACGGCCGCGGCCCCCGGGGAGAGGTTCCATCCTCGGCCCAAAGTGTTCATCTGCTACTCCAGCAAAGACTGCCAGAAACACATGACCGTCATCCAGTGCTTTGCCTATTTCCTTCAGGACTTCTGTGGCTGCGAGGTAAGTGATGCCACTGCCCTGCCCAGCAGGGAACAGGACAGGTGTGACCTTCTTGGGAGGGCCCTTCCTGAAATCACCACTACTGTGGACCTTCTCAGAAAATGGTGTCTGTTCTGGGAGAGCAAGAGATGTGTAGCCTCATGCTGCTGGGATGAGGAGCCAATCCAATGTCTGTGATGTACCTTGCACCATATAAAAGTCAGTTATTTGTGGTTATTAGGTTGATGGTGGTGGTTATTACCAGCGAGAGGCAGCATGGGTCGGTGAACAAAGAACTGGCTTTAGAGACtgtgagacctgggtttgagtcccacctacacagtagctgtgtgaccctgagtaagtcactggCTCTTTCCATGCCCAGGCAAACTCTCTGAGTGAGAGCCCAAGTTGTACAGATGTTGCTGATCCCGCCTCATCCCCGTGACACATACTCCTTCAGATACTCCAGCATTCCTCTTGAGTCTGCTTGGCTCCCATGTATCTAGAGCAGGGGCCCTTAGCCTGAGGTCTGTGACCTTGGCTCTTTCAATATCTGGATGACTGATGGATGTCTCTGTAGTTGGGTTCCTTTGTGATGCCATCTATTCTACCATATGCATTTCATaaccattattctaagaaggcaTCCATTGGCTGGACCAGatgccaaaggggcccatggcACAAAGAAGGGGAAGGATTCTTGGCTTAAAGTCAGTCCAGGGCCCTTTGCAGGACACTCTAAGCTGTCTATTTCCCATCCTTAACCCCACCCTTCAAGACTAATTTTCCAGTAATGGTGTGACCCAACACTGGTGTTTCCCTCTTAAAGCTGCACATGATAAGACTGCCCCCTTGTGTTCAGATTACTTACTTACAATCCCTGGccattttcctgtttatttttgaGATTTGCTCCCCTCCTAGGTTTGGTTTTTTGAGCCAAGTCTGTGGCAAGACTGGATTCCTGTTGTCCTCTTTCAGCAAacattccttcctcttcctcacctcatCTGACCACCAAACACACACGGCCTCTTGACCTCCACGCCTTGCATCATTAGTGCCCTGCATCCTGGCCAGCTGTTTCACAGATGTGTAGTAGAGGTCACAGGGGGAGCCAGCCAGCAGTGGCCGGATCCTTGCCCAGCCATCTCTGCTCCTGGAGAAACAGCTTCCAGCCCCCTGGATCCGGCAGGATTGTCACCATAGATTCACTTTTCCCCCTCCCATTCATCTGACTTGTGTGACAATAGTGAGATAGAAAAAATACCCTAAGACAGTTCCACGTCATTGAACATGTTGTGTCTTCTGCATGCAGAGGGAGCAGGCGATGGAGACTGTGCATTTGGGTTGTTAACAGCCTGTCTCTGGTCACAGTTTCATGGAACAGAGACCATGATCAGATCTACTTTCCCACCTCCTGCTAAAAAAGCAACTCAAATGACTCCCAGTCATGCCTCTTCTTCCTTATACACACCATGCGATACCAAGACATGAGCATTTTCTGTATCCTGAAGGAATATGACATGAGGCATGGTGGCCTCAAGCCATGaagactctgagttcaaatcctgcttctgaagcatccttgctgtgtgaccctgggcaagtcctttaccCTCCATGTGCCCCTGGCAACTCTTTGAGACTGTAAATACCCATCTATATTGCAAGAGGGGCTTTCCTCATGGGGAATGCCTAGAAGTCTAAAAAAAATTGCCATAGTTAAATCAACATTTTACATGTCCGCATGGCGACCCCCTCCATTGACCCAGATGGCAACCTTTCTCTTTTGCTCTGAATGATCTCTGGTTGAAAACAGTTTATTACTCTAAATACCAAGCTGAGGGGGTGGGTCTTCCATTATAGCTCTgtctaggctggtcctcagacaacagacatacagcatcctagatttagaactgggggACCTCAGAGGGGACATCTACTCCAGCTTCTCATTTTTCACATGCCAGGGAAATGACTTGATGAAGGCCACAAAGgaagcaagtgtctgaggcagggttctaACTCCAAATGCAGCCCTTTTCCCCTCGAAGGAcaccatactcaaagcctttccaaagTTTGCACacaagagaggggaaggggaggcagaAACATCATCTGGGACTCTGGCCATTTGTGAAGGAGGTGGGGATCCCCCACCTGGAAGTCTTTGGGCAGAGGTTGGGTGACCATCTGTCTGGAAGGGATCCTCACACAGGTATGGACTGGCCACTATTCAGATGGCCAGTGAAGTCCCTTACAGTTCAGTGACTTCAGGGAGTGACCCCATCTGTGTCTCTTCTtgtctcctcctattagaatagaagctccttgagggcagggtctttcTTCACTTTCTGTATTGATTattctagtacttagcacagttcttggcacatagtaagcacttgagtggtttggttttttctttgttttttaaatagcagccatttgttttcttttcccaaacaaacaacaacaaaacacaagtGAGTATAGTCCAGCAAGACATTCCTCCGCTGGCCAGGtcaaaaaaatacacacatataaatagataTCTAGATACTGATACCTAGCTACATCTATCTCCATATTGAGGATCGATCTCAACATCAAAATAGATACTGATTACCGCTATACCTCATTACACATCCTGTGTTGgacagtttttattttgttttttccattggaCAGTTTTCTAACTCCATTTTGTGTTAATGTCCACATTCAGGATTCGCTTTCTTTGAAACATTCAGTAGTTTTCTCTCCAGTATCTAAAGCTGTCTGGTCCGTGTCAGCCTTGGAGAGTTCAGCCAGTCAGCaaatatctactgtgtgccaggcacaggatACAACAGGCTCAGATGGGTTTGTCCTGCTTCTGGCCatgtttctttcccctttccttctccccctttccccttcccctcttcttctcccccttctcccctcttccccttcttcttaccacttcttcttcccctcttccccttcctcttcccttcttctccccctttcccctcttccttttcctcttccctacttcttcccctcttcttcttcccctcttccccttcctctttccttcttcttcttctcctcctcttcccttcttcttctcatcttccccttcccctccctctcttccccttcctttctcccctcttccccctcccctcttccctttcttctctcccttctcccctcttctcctccctcctccagtgTAATGTATTCTTGCCATTCATTTAAGGTTCATTTCTTGTCAATCAAGGTTCCATTTTCTCCTATAGGTTGCCCTGGATCTGTGGGAAGACTTCAAGATGTGCCGGGAGGGGCAGAAGGAGTGGGTCATCCAGAAGATCCGGGAGTCCCACTTTGTCATCGTTGTGTGTTCCAAGGGGATGAAGTACTTTGTTGAGAAGAAGAGCTGTAAGcacaggggagggaggagaggcgaGGCTGACGGAAGCGAGCTCTTCCTGGTGGCTGTGGCCACCATTGCCGAGAAGCTCCGCCAGGCCAAGCAGAGCTCAGCCGATCTGGGCAAATACATCGCTGTCTACTTCGATTACTCCTGCGAGGGCGATGTTCCCGGAGTGCTGGACCTGAGCACCAAGTACAAGCTCATGGATCACCTCCCCCAGCTCTATTCTCACTTGCACTCTCGAGATCTCAGCCCACAGGATCCAGACCTCTATCCCGTCAACCTCAGCAAGAGGAATTATTTTCGGAGCAAGTCTGGGCGGTCTCTATATGTGGCAATCTGCAACATGCACCAGCTTATTGATCAAGAGCCCGATTGGTTTGAGAAAcagttccttcctttccttcctcccccactacATTACCAGGAGCCCATCATGGAGAAACTGGACTCTGGCTTGGTGCTGAACGATGGCATCTGCAAGCAGGTGGCTGAAGGCGACTTTTACCTGAAAGCCGAAGCCCCCATCCTTGGTGCTGGTGCTGCAGACTCTCATTTGGTCCTGCCCCATTTAAGCCTGGAAGAAGACGGGGACTCCCAAGACCCTCATGACGGCAGCTGTGTTCTCCGACCTTTGTTGCACACTGTGAAGGCAGTCAGTCCCCCCGATATGCCCAGGGATTCCGGCATTTATGACTCTTCTGTGCCATCATCAGAATTATCGCTGCCTCTGATGGAAGGACTTTTGATAGACCAAATGGAAACCTCTTCCATCACGGGGAGTGTCTCCTCTTCTTCAGGCTTAGGTGAGTGTCAATTTATCAAACATCAAGTGTGTGTCATGGCAAAATGGGGAGTTAGCTTTGTGCAGGTGCTCGAGGGCCAGCCTCTGCCTTGGAAGACCTTGGTTCCAGGACTGTCGCTGATCCaggctggttgtgtgaccctgggtgagttgcTTGCTTTCTTCCTGCCACGGTCAGCTCTGACCCTCTAAGTTACACAAGAGTTGTAGACGTGTTGTCAGAAGGAACGTCCACACTGAGAGCTCCTCCCacgttcccccctccccacagtgAAATCCTAGGTCTGGCTTTCCACTTGGCCAAATACGCGTGGCACTGTGTGAGACTTTGGGGGTGCAGGGAGAAAAATAGAACACCCTGCCActgaaggagcttgcattctactgggaggaAGCAATCTATGTGGAGGGAGGTGGGCTAATACAAAATTAATTTCaagaagtttgttgttgttcattcttttcattgtgtccaactctttgtgaccccgtttggggttttcttggcagagagattggagtgatttgccatttccttctcagctcattttatggatgaggaaactgaggcaaacggggtgaagtgacttgcctagggtcacccaacAAGGTCTGAGGCTgaaattgaattcaggtcctcctgcctccaggcccagtactttattgGCTGCCTCACTGCCCCAATTTCAAtatggggtgggggcagtgtaCATGCCAGTAAGGGTCAAGGAAGGTCCTATATGGGAGGTAATAaatgagctgtgctttgaagccAGAGGGAATGCATTCTTGGCATAGGGTACAGTCTGGACAAAGGCACAAAGGCGGGAAATTGGCTGTTGTGCACAGGGAGCAGCAGGCAGGCTGATTCAGGAAAAGGAATAATTGGAAATTATACTGGAAATCTAGGTGGGAACAAATCATGGAAGGCTTTGCAGATAGCAGAACGATGGATTTTTATCCCGGAGGTGGTGTGGAGCCGCCAAAGATTTCTTAACACGTCGGATTAGTGGATTAGTCCAAGTTGGGAACCTGGGTGTGGAGGAAATCGCCATTTGCTTGTGGATAATTAATGTCCATCACAGTGTGCCTTGGAGGAACAATTGCTCCAAACCACATCCTAATGTGATAGAGTGTGCCTGTATGTGCTGAGCGTGACCCCACAAGTTTTCAGTGTCCCCGGGTAAACTTGGATGTGGCCTTTCAGGACGGTATTCACATCCCTGGTTGCCGTTAAAACTTTTTCCATCACCTCTCGTGCTCAGACGTTGCGGcttattccagaggtcagagtTCAGGTACGCTGTATGTACTCTGGGCTTTGCTCGCTTTTAAAAACTATGTTTTCATAGGAAATGCACTTATCTGTGATCATCATTTCTCTCCACTTAGgttataagctcctggaggtcagGGACTTCActcctttttatatttatattcaccAGTACCTGGTACATTCTTAgtaaggcagccaggtggcccagtgCCTAGGGTCcagaagaccggagttcaaattcctcctcaggcatttattagctgtggaattgattgtgtggcaTGGGAGACAATGGTACAGGATtgcccagcatggcgtgcccacatcagggaaggtgctgtgctctgtgagcaaagcagaattgaaacagctcaaaggaaatgcaggatgtgcaaatttagagaatccaccccaaatgttcacatggattataaagtgtttggcacatagtaggtgctatataagtgttaggtattattattatttttatataaataaactcACAGGTTAATTCTTATCCATTGACATTGCTAAAGAGCTTTAGGGTTTGTAGAGCAttttcctcacaccaaccctCTGCAGTAGATGACgctatagatattattatccacattttacagattaaaaaccCAGGACTCTGGAAGGTTCAGTCTTACTCATGTTCACACGGCAAGTAAAGACCTGagataaatttgaactcaggtctaggaTTTCAATTTCAGCATTCTTTCAATGACATCAATTTAATTTGGCaagaatttactaagcacttacttcTATCAGGCACTGAACTAGGCTCTAGGGGCACAAAACCAGAAACTAAAGAACCCcgaccctcagggagcttccaatGTACTCAGCCAGTcgttaaacatttgttaagcatgtatatatgtcaggccctgtgctaagcacaagggatacaaaaagagggaaaagacagtgtgtaccctcaaagagcttccagtcTACTAGGAAGAAAAAGCATGTGCACATGGAAAATAAATATTGACAAAGTAATCAGGAGAAGTTGGGGGGAGAAATGATAGTTACTCAGCAAACATGCATTAAGCACCTCTTGTATGCCAGATACTTttctaggtactgggaatacgaAGACAGAAAAGCAACAATGTGCTCACAGATAAGTAAAGGCCAAGTTGTTTGCCTGTGGCACACTGTCTTTTCCCcacatcatttttttctctcttttctgcaGGTGAAGAGGAGCCCCCTGTCCTCCCTTCCAAGTGTGTCGATTCTGGAACATGTAAAGCTGGACTCAGTGGGCACAGTTTCACCGACGAACTCCCGGTGGTTGGCCCGTTATAACCTGACAGAGGATTCTAATGCATTGCCACTTTAGCAACAGCGGACAGCGCCTGTGTGTCAGTCAGCCCCTTGCCCCATCACCTCGCCTACTTGAAGGAATGAAAACCCTGCGTTTGGATGTTTAGAGGGAGCTTTTGGCCAGTACTAGttctcctgcccctccctccacccttggGTTTGGTAAAACCCATCATCTGCAGACTCTTCAGAGAGCTTCACAAGGGGAGCCGATAAGCACAGGATGCCCATCTCCCCACATTAACTTGATTCCTTTGACCATGTTCACCTGTTCCTACCATTTTATACTTATAACTCAGCCTTGGATCTCCAAGTGGGGCAGAAGGGAAGAGGCATTCAAAAAGCAACCGCattcagggagagagagaaataggacTGTCTTCATTTTCATTATGTCTCTAGGTCCATTTGGTTATACTTAGCACAGAAGGTAGAGATGTGGATTTTCAATTGAAATGATTCATGgaacaaaaacttttaaagaaattatagacATAGGTTTTCTGTGTCTAGAATTGTCACCCAGTCCCTGGGAAATGTTCCTTTGATGAAAGGAACTGGAATCATCATCTGTATaatcatagacacacacacacaacttgtaAAACTTAAGTTTGGATGGGCAATACAGTGTAGTGGAATTTGTCTGAATTTGGAGTCTAAGGGCCTGGATTCCCTGtcactaactacctgtgtgaccttcaatAAGCCCCTTGCcccctcctctgggcctcagtttccttatatgtaaatgATAGATTGGATGACTTCTGAAACATCTCTTCCAGCcagaaatctatgatcttctgagACTGACAGGTGATTGGGAATGTGTGTCCAGAACTAGTCCTTTTCTTATACATGACCATCCTCTTACAAAGAAAGTTGTGTCGAGACAATCCATGATCCATGATTCAATCATGATTCCACTAAGTCAGAGGTCACATGAGCATATGTTTGTTTTATTAAAGAGATGATGGtgttagagatcacctaatccaaacCTTTATCTGACCCAGGTATTGGTTCTACTCTGTTCTCATCATCCGTACTCTATACTCATCATCCATCTGGTCTCTGCCTAAAGACCACCAGTGAGGGGCAGCCCACTCCATGTTAGGATAGCTCTATCCCTGAAGAAGCTATTCTTGACCTCAAGTCAAAATCCTCTTCTCCACTAGTTTTGCTTTcagaggccaagcagaacaaagctaatccCTCTTCTGTGGGACAGCTCTCCTGTCCCCactgagttttcttttctccacatTTAGCCTCCTCATTTCCTCTGACCTATCCTTATATGGCAtgatctctggtcttttcatcaccTAGGTTGCCCTCTTGTGACTGCTGGGTCCGTATCCTTCCTAGAATGGGAGCACAGTCCACCAGGTACGGACTGAGCaggacagaggagagagggagctcCCTCATTCAGAACACTATGCCTCCCTCATGCAGCCTGGGAGAGCTGTCTTGCTCCAATGTCACACCGTTGACTTGTGCCCCCCCAATTCCCTGGATCTTTTTCACAAAAACCATTTGTTGTCTTACCTTAGCTCCTCGTCTTGTGCTTGGGAAGTTGATTTTTTCAGCTAATGTCCACCTTTATCCCTATCACATTTTAGCTTATTTGAGTCAGCCCATCCATGTTCCAGCCTGGTGAGGTTTTGTTGAATCCTGTCATCCAGTGTCATAGCTGTCCATCTCAGCTTTGCATTATCTGCCAATCTGCCAAATGTGATTTCTATACCTTCCTCCAATAAAAACCACCAATCCTTTGGCTTCTGCCTTCCCCGTTGACCTTGACCTACTCATTACAACTCTCTAAGCCCTAGTAATTCAGCCAGGCAAATCCATCCAATTATGCCTCCATCCAGCCCACAACTTCCTGTCTCATCCACAAGGAGAGTGTAACTCACCCAATGTTCTGCTCATGTCTAAGCAAACTGTGTCTTTGGCATTCCTGTGGCATAAGGGTCTGGTTACTggtgtcagaaaaggaaatgagaccAGTCTGGCATGGTGAGGCCATGGTTCACAAACCATCTCTCTAGGATCGTGTTACAGAATGTTGCCAGGAAGGCTCTTCTCTTGCTTTTTAAggctttattgatttttttcagtaaatattttttctttccatcttcttcccCGCCTCCCATTAGAAGACAGGAGAGCTGTCCCACAGAGGGAAAACCCCTTATAACAAATACACATTGTCAAGTAAAACAGGTTCCTGCATCGGCCATGTCCAAAAACCACAGGTCTCATTCTGCAccaagtccatcacctctttgtcgGGCAGTGGGTAGCATCAGCTCTCTGGAATGGtggctggtcattgtgttgatgagCTTTTAAGTCTTTTTGATTGTTTGGCCTTCTTTTGGTGCCTTACCATTCTATGTCTTTAGCATTCAATGTCAGGCTTGGGTATTCTTGGTCCATCAAGCCACCCGTTCAACTCCATACTGACATAATTGTGCCAAAATCAGCATTGATCTGTTATCAGGTTCTAAAACTGGGCCCTCCACTGATAGGAGGGGAAATTCTACAAAATACACCACAATGGCTTGAAATTACTGACTTGGCTGTTGGATGAATGTGCTTGGACTGAGGCAATTTTTTTAAGGACAGAAAGTGAGTGATTATCTTTCTGCATCACCTTATACGTTACTACTACTAAAGAAGGCGACACACTTAGATTCACTGACTTTTAAGAATCTTAAAACCAAAAACCTTCCTAAAAAGATACTTTTAGACCAGTTGTAATATTTTTCCCCCTGATTCCCTGCTCAAGGAAAGATTCCGTTCACATCTTCTACCCAGCAAACTGGGGCTTTGAACCCTGGAGGCAAGAAACTGCTTTGGAAGGGTCAGGTAGCAGGCAAAGCCTTGGTCTTTGAAAAAACTTGACATGATTTCTGTTTTCCAGGCCAGAATTTCTTTTTAGCATTTAGCATTGAATCCCACGTGTATTGCTGTATCTCAGGTGAAGCTCAGGTAACCATGGATTCCTCAGCGATCCTGCTGTTCTCCAAC contains the following coding sequences:
- the IL17RD gene encoding interleukin-17 receptor D, producing the protein MAPWLQLCSFFFTVNACLNGSQLAVAAGPGRRGPPGDTCGWRGVVPVSRNSGLPNVTFKYDNCTTYLNPVGKHVIADVQNITISQYACYDQVAVTVLWTAGALGIEFLKGFRVVLEELKSEGRQCQQMFLKDPKQLNSSFKRTGMESQPFLNMKFETDYFVKIVPFPSIKNESNYHPFFFRTRPCELLLQPDNLACKPFWKPRNLNITQQGLNMQVSFDHAPHNFGFRFYYLHYKLKHQGPFKRKTCRQEQNAEITSCTLQNVSPGDYIIELVDDTNTTRKMMHYAFKPVHSPWAGPIRAIAITVPLVVISAFATLFTVMCRKKQQENIYSHLDEESSESSTYTAAAPGERFHPRPKVFICYSSKDCQKHMTVIQCFAYFLQDFCGCEVALDLWEDFKMCREGQKEWVIQKIRESHFVIVVCSKGMKYFVEKKSCKHRGGRRGEADGSELFLVAVATIAEKLRQAKQSSADLGKYIAVYFDYSCEGDVPGVLDLSTKYKLMDHLPQLYSHLHSRDLSPQDPDLYPVNLSKRNYFRSKSGRSLYVAICNMHQLIDQEPDWFEKQFLPFLPPPLHYQEPIMEKLDSGLVLNDGICKQVAEGDFYLKAEAPILGAGAADSHLVLPHLSLEEDGDSQDPHDGSCVLRPLLHTVKAVSPPDMPRDSGIYDSSVPSSELSLPLMEGLLIDQMETSSITGSVSSSSGLGEEEPPVLPSKCVDSGTCKAGLSGHSFTDELPVVGPL